The genomic window CACCGATATGTTGCCAACACATTGCTCAACAACTGACAACCGAGCATCGACAGTAGCCGGCGACCTGCAACTCCTGATTCTTTGCTTGTGTGGCTGTCGACTCATGTGCTATATTCGGGCGTCACAATTTGCAGACCCCGGGCACAAACGAGTTGTTGCAGTCGGCTCTGCTTCTTCCAGACAGGCGCAAACTGGCAGCCTGCTGGCAGGCGACAGAGTTATCGAAAGGAGGTTGGCGCTTTGGCTGAAGGAACAGTAAAGTGGTTTAATTCACAGAAGGGCTACGGGTTTATTGAACGAGAGGAAGGCCAGGACCTTTTTGTTCATTATTCCTATATTAACATGCCTGGCTTCAAAACCCTCAATGAGGGCGATCGGGTAAGCTTCGATGTGGAAGATGGTGAACGGGGTCCTGTAGCCAAAAATGTCACCAAGATTTAGTCGCAGAGCTTTCGCCTGAGGGAAAATCTCTTGCCTCTGATGACAATAAGGAAGCAGTTGCCCCTCCCCTTTTCCTGATCAGAGAAAGCGGGATATGACCAACTTTGCATATCCCGCCCTTTTCTGTTTTGCCACAATTTGCAACTCTCCCCATTCTGCAGGCAGCTTCCTCAGAGATCTAGTTTTCCAGCAAATCGTAGTCCCAGCCAGACCGCACAGCTTCACTTCTTCACTTGCTCCCCAGGAGCAATTCCATTACTATTTCGTCGAGGGATTGCGAACTGTTCTCTGGAAACTCTACATGGACCCAGCGCCGTGAAACAGTGACTTCAACAGAAGAAATAAGGGGCCATGTGACCTGGTAAACAAGGAGACCGCTGCCATGAAAAAACTCTTCTTCCTGCTCATGCTGCTACTCTGGCCACCTGCTAGCCTTGCTGGAAGCAGCAGCCATGTGCCCCACCAGATTGCCGGCATCAGCCTTGGCAAGCAAGCCGCCATGTATCAGGGCTTGCTACGCATGGAAACAGCTATTCCAGTGAGAGATCAGCCCTTTCTCACCGAAGTGGAGACTGGCGAGCTGCCAGGTTATCTAAGCGGCAGCGTTATCATGGGAAACTGCGCCAATCCGGGCGTGATTGTTCGCATCAAGTTGAAGTATGCCTTTGCCGACCTGGAATTCTATGAAGAACTCCTGCACCGTTTCAAGAGAAAGTTCGGCGAACCTGATGAGTGGCGGGGGGATCCATTCCGCATAGTTCGCGCCTGGAAGTGGTCTTTTCACGACAAACAAGACAACAAGATCACCCTGCTGCTGCAGCACAGCAGAGATGTTGAGGAAAAATTCGGCACCTCAGTCAAACTGACCAACAGCACTCTCATGGAAAAAGAGCGCCTCTGCTATTCTCAGAAGAAAGCCAAACCGGGGAGGAAGCAGCAGAAGGAAGTTACAATCAAAAGGCCAAGGACGGATGAGGAGTTCCAACCTTACATTCCCCAGTAGCAGGCTGCAGGCACACTCCTGTCGCTGGAAACAGCAAGGGTGCTCCAGCCCCTGGTGGTTTTCTCACCCGGACCGGAACCCGCGCCAGTCTCATGTGGAAAAGCAGCATTTCCTGCTGGCATGCTACTTTCCCACAAATTCCGGGGTTAATGGTGCAGAGCTTCATGGTACTATTCTGACAACCACCAGTGTGACATCGTCTTCCTGCTTGCCAGAGTCGCGGTAGTTTTCCAGATCCGTCATTATGGCTGCTAGAATTTCACTCGCAGAGCTGCGGCTGTGAGCCCGAATAAGCTGCCGCACTCGTTCCTTGCCGTACATCAGACCCTCTGGATTGCGCGTTTCCCAGATTCCATCTGTGCCGATCAGGTAGATCTCTCCAGGCTGAATGTCTCGCTGGGATTCGGCATAGGGGTAGTCCCCAACTAGCCCCAGGGCCATGCCTGGACCGTCCAGTTCGGAGAAATGATCGGTCTTGGGTTCATAGACTATGGCAGGATCATGACCTGCCCGCACCCAGTGCAACTGCCGAGCATCCATATCGAACTCACTATAAAACAAAGTGACAAAGTTCCCTGTGTCTTCCACATCTTTGGCAAGCTGCCAGTTGATATCCGCAATGATGTGGGCGCTGTCTCCGGCCATGGCTGCCCGTTGCCGGAGAAGAGCCCTTGCAGTGGTCATAAGCAGCGCCGAAGGTATGCCGTGCCCGGACACATCGGCCACCACCACCCCCAGCCGACCGGGAGAAAGTTCGAGATAGTCATAATAGTCTCCCCCGGTCTCGTCACAATATTGACTGGCACCGGCCACGTCCAGCTGGTCATGTTTGGGCGGCCCACTGGGCAGCAGTTTTTGCTGGACTTCCTCGGCCACCTTGAGAGCGGTCATGAGTTCGGTGCGATGTCTCAGTCCATTGATCATGTTGTTGGTGTGGCCGGCAATCAGGCCGAACTCATCGCTGGTGGCCACCGGCACCAGAGTGGAAAGATCACCCTGGCTCACCCTTTCCAGCACATTGGTCTCATTGTCGAAGAGAAGCTTCAAGTTCTTGGAGTAAGAGTAGATCAGGTTGAACACCAGAAGCAAAACCACACCCATAATAAAAAACACTTCGTACATCACGGAATGCTGCGCTTGGGACAGCGAAATGCCTTGCTGGCCAACCTTGGCCAACCAGATTATGTCCCGGGAAATAACCAGTGTGAAAATGACACTGACAAAAAGGGTGACCATAAAGGCAATTAGCGCCAGCTTCCTGGTGATGGAATAGAGCTTCACCGGCGGCGGCAGGGAAATCCTGCGCTCGAGAGCCTCATTTATTATTGTCCGTTCCCGGGCAAGGCTCATATCCAGGGCCAGAAAGAAGCCGACCACGAGGCAACCCACCAGGAAACTCAAACCACTGACAAAAGGAAAACGGTAGCTCAGGTGGTTAAAAATACCAACCATTAGCGCCACTGCCACATAAAGGGAAAGATCAAAGAAAAACTGCCTGATGGGCTGCACCGTAGCTGGATGGGAAAGCACAAAGATCCGCTGCAAAGCCTTTCGCAAGGCAAGGGCTATCAGGAAAGCCGCCAGGATGCTTACCCCCAAGTGCACGGGGGGCAGAGTTGCCATAAAGGGTCAGACCTGACCACCATAGACAGCCAGTACGCCAGCAGCAAAAAAGTAGTGAAGTAGTATGCGCATGGAATTTTTCCTTTCTGATATTTCTGTGGGTCAGGACCAGGTAGCTACCCAGATCATATAAGATGTGGGTTAGACTATTAGTAACCGTCCGCTATTACAGTAATAGTCGTTAAGGCGGCTGCTACGTTACATCCTCTGCTCATCTCAATTTTCGCAATACTGTCAATGTTAAGCACCTTACAGAATGGAGGCAAGCAGTGGGGCCGGATATTTACTTCTACTGGTCTGGCAGCATTCAGGCAGGAAATATCTGGGCTAGAACAGCAGCACTCTTGCAGCTGCCCGGGCAATTTCCAGGAGGTAGTGAGGGTAAATACCCACACCGATGATGAGGGTAACCAGGGAGGCGGCAACCAGTTTGGTGGGCCTGGACACCTGAAGTGGGGGCAGCGGTCCTGCAGGCTCCAGCAGATAGGCAGCCTTCAGCACCAGCAGGTAGTAGTAGAGAGAAATCACTACATTGATCATGCCAATAAGTACAAGGACAAAATATCCCTTGGCCATGGCAGCAGCAAAGACCAGAAACTTGCCTGTAAAGCCGATAGTGGGAGGGATGCCGGCCAGGCTGAACAGCGAGACCATAAGGGCCATGGCCAGCAGAGGCGACCGTTGATGCAGGCCAGCCAACTGGGCAACCTGGAGATTGCCTCCATCCTGAGCAGTCTTCACTACTACCAGAAAGCAGCATAGATTCATGAGCAAATAAGCAAGGGCGTAAAAAATAGCGCCAGCATAACCGCTTTCAGTCATGCTCACAACACCGACAAGTACATAGCCGGCGTGGGAGATGCTGGAGTAGGCCAGCAGCCTCTTCATGTCCTTCTGGACAATAGCGCTCAGGTTCCCCACGGTCATGGAGGCAATGGACAGCGTGATCAGGATCTTCGCCAGAGGCACGCTGCTGCCGCTGCTCAGGGCCACCATTCGAATGACAATGGCCACCGCCGCCACCTTGGAGGCTGTGGCAATGTAAGCAGTCACCTGATTGGCTGCCCCCTGATAGACATCAGGCGCCCAGAAATGAAAGGGAAACACCGCCAGTTTAAAGAAAAAACCGCACAGGGTGAAAAGCAGTCCGATCACTGCCGCGGGCGTGGCAATCACCTGGGGGAGTACCTTGACGATCTCCGCCACCATGGTGCTGTGTACCGCGCCATAGAGCAGGGCCAGCCCGAAGAGCATGACTGCCGAAGAAAACACCCCGATCATGAAATATTTGAGACCTGCCTCGGCATCGCCTGCATAGCGGCGTCTCAAAGGAACGATGGTGTAGAGCGAGTAACTCGACAATTCCAGAGTAATATAAATGGTGAGCAATTCAACGCTGCTCGCCAGCATCATCATGGCAACTGTGCAGAGGGTCAGCAGCAGGTAAAACTCAGGATGATGCTGCTCTGCAATGCTCCGCAGTTCAGCGCAGAGGAATATTACCAGAAAGAGGCCAATGCAGAGCATGACTTTGAAGACCTGAGAAAAAAGATCAACCCGGTAGGTGCCGGCAAAAAGTTCTCCCTGGAAACGGACGGAACCGAGGGCTATCACTATGCTGACTGCTGCCAGGGTCAGCGCCGTAAGATAGTCGCGCCGTGGATTCGGTCGCGGCAGCACTGCTATGCCGACAAAGACGGCAACCATACCCAGACAATACATCTCAGGAAGGAAAAGAGGCCACTTCATGGACGCAACCACTGGTAAGAAATTTTTTCATTCCGCAGATTCATCGCCTTGCCTCGAGGGAAAGCTCTGCTACCATTTCAACAACTTGTAGGTATCTGGATCCACTGAATCTGTGCGGCGGTGTGCGTAAATTATCAGAGCCAGCCCCAGGGACACCTCCGCTGCAGCCACCGCCATTATAAAGAGGACAAATACCTGGCCCTGCAGCTGCTGCCAGCGCAAAGAGGCAGCCACGAATAAGATGGCAGCAGCATTGAGCATAATCTCCACCCCGATGAGCATCATGATCAAATTGCGCCGCACAACCGCGCAGATCATTCCAAGGGCAAAGAGGACACCCGCCAGGATTACCACATGGCCATAGGGAACGATCATTGGCTTTCCTCCTGCTGGTCGCTGCTGACCGGGGTCTTGCCGAGGTAAAGAGCGCCGATGAGGGCCACAAATAGCAGCAGGGCAATGAGTTCCACGGCAAACCAGTAGTTTTGAAAGAGAAAGCGGCCGAATGTTCTGGGGCGAGTCAGCCAGATCTTCAACATGCTCTTGCTCTGCGGATCTGCCGCCACCAGGAGGCCGATAATGGGCAGGTAGCTGAAGGCCAGCAAGATGGCTGGCAGCCATTGCCGCAGAGGCCGCCAGGGCTCAGAAGGTTTTTCTACGCGGAGCATCATCACAATGAAGAGAAACAATACCATAATGGCGCCAGCATAGATGATGATCTCCAGAGCAGCAAGAAAAGGGGCGCCGAAGAGGTAGTAGAGCATGGCGCTGCCAAAGAAGGAGAGTATCAAATAGATCACCGAGTGCACCAGATTGCGTCTGGTCACTGCCAGCACAGTGGCGGTGATTATCACAGCAGCAAGCAGATAAAAAATAACAGCATGAAGCGACATTTAGGCCACCTACGGCATATTGCTCTTGATATCCACGGGTTCGTCTTCTTTGATGTGGCTTCCCTTGGCGGCATGGGCTGTGGCAATGCCCGCATAGCGGTAGTAATTGTAATCGTTGTTCTTGCCGCAATGGTCCACCAGCAGATCTTTTTTTTCTGCCACCAGGGTGGACAGGCCTCTTCACAGAGGCCGCAATAGATGCACCTGGCAAAGTTTATCCTGAACCAGGCGGCATAGCGCCTGCCATCTTCTTTCTCTGCCGACTGCATGGAAATGCAGCTCACCGGACATACCG from Deltaproteobacteria bacterium includes these protein-coding regions:
- a CDS encoding cold-shock protein gives rise to the protein MAEGTVKWFNSQKGYGFIEREEGQDLFVHYSYINMPGFKTLNEGDRVSFDVEDGERGPVAKNVTKI
- a CDS encoding SpoIIE family protein phosphatase; translation: MATLPPVHLGVSILAAFLIALALRKALQRIFVLSHPATVQPIRQFFFDLSLYVAVALMVGIFNHLSYRFPFVSGLSFLVGCLVVGFFLALDMSLARERTIINEALERRISLPPPVKLYSITRKLALIAFMVTLFVSVIFTLVISRDIIWLAKVGQQGISLSQAQHSVMYEVFFIMGVVLLLVFNLIYSYSKNLKLLFDNETNVLERVSQGDLSTLVPVATSDEFGLIAGHTNNMINGLRHRTELMTALKVAEEVQQKLLPSGPPKHDQLDVAGASQYCDETGGDYYDYLELSPGRLGVVVADVSGHGIPSALLMTTARALLRQRAAMAGDSAHIIADINWQLAKDVEDTGNFVTLFYSEFDMDARQLHWVRAGHDPAIVYEPKTDHFSELDGPGMALGLVGDYPYAESQRDIQPGEIYLIGTDGIWETRNPEGLMYGKERVRQLIRAHSRSSASEILAAIMTDLENYRDSGKQEDDVTLVVVRIVP
- a CDS encoding NADH-quinone oxidoreductase subunit N, which translates into the protein MKWPLFLPEMYCLGMVAVFVGIAVLPRPNPRRDYLTALTLAAVSIVIALGSVRFQGELFAGTYRVDLFSQVFKVMLCIGLFLVIFLCAELRSIAEQHHPEFYLLLTLCTVAMMMLASSVELLTIYITLELSSYSLYTIVPLRRRYAGDAEAGLKYFMIGVFSSAVMLFGLALLYGAVHSTMVAEIVKVLPQVIATPAAVIGLLFTLCGFFFKLAVFPFHFWAPDVYQGAANQVTAYIATASKVAAVAIVIRMVALSSGSSVPLAKILITLSIASMTVGNLSAIVQKDMKRLLAYSSISHAGYVLVGVVSMTESGYAGAIFYALAYLLMNLCCFLVVVKTAQDGGNLQVAQLAGLHQRSPLLAMALMVSLFSLAGIPPTIGFTGKFLVFAAAMAKGYFVLVLIGMINVVISLYYYLLVLKAAYLLEPAGPLPPLQVSRPTKLVAASLVTLIIGVGIYPHYLLEIARAAARVLLF
- the nuoK gene encoding NADH-quinone oxidoreductase subunit NuoK — its product is MIVPYGHVVILAGVLFALGMICAVVRRNLIMMLIGVEIMLNAAAILFVAASLRWQQLQGQVFVLFIMAVAAAEVSLGLALIIYAHRRTDSVDPDTYKLLKW
- a CDS encoding NADH-quinone oxidoreductase subunit J — protein: MSLHAVIFYLLAAVIITATVLAVTRRNLVHSVIYLILSFFGSAMLYYLFGAPFLAALEIIIYAGAIMVLFLFIVMMLRVEKPSEPWRPLRQWLPAILLAFSYLPIIGLLVAADPQSKSMLKIWLTRPRTFGRFLFQNYWFAVELIALLLFVALIGALYLGKTPVSSDQQEESQ